In Alphaproteobacteria bacterium, the genomic stretch TGGCTTTTCGTTGCCGTCAATCCGCGAACTTTTGGGCCTCACCGATCATCCAGCTCGCTCGTGCGAGGCTGCCGACGCCATCGCGCGAGTGCAGCTAGTTCAAGTCGAAAGCCGCATCACGCGGCTGCAAACGCTCAAAAAGGAACTCAAGCGGATGGTGACGGAGTGTGCCGGTGGCCGCATCTCCGATTGCCGCGTGATCGAAGTTCTGGCCGATCACAATAAGTGCCTGCACGAGAATCATCTGCCGCAAGCTTGATTGCAGCTTGCTCACGGTGGGAGAGGGGACGCCAGAATTGGCGGAGGCTGTTGCCGCTGCCTCTCGCAGCAGAGCGAAACTCGTTCGCGATGCTGCGGCGGGCCCACAAGTTCGCCGGCGCGTGGATGCCAATGCACCCCACCTAACCTGTTCTCGAACGGGTCCGAGAGTTAGGTCGCGGATCGACCGATATCTCATTTGGTCCGAAACCGATCATCCGTTGAGGTCAGTGCGATG encodes the following:
- a CDS encoding helix-turn-helix domain-containing protein, which encodes MILSGTLTIGDLSRQTGCKVQTIRYYEEIGLLPAPARSSGNQRRYNPGHLDRLAFIRHGRELGFSLPSIRELLGLTDHPARSCEAADAIARVQLVQVESRITRLQTLKKELKRMVTECAGGRISDCRVIEVLADHNKCLHENHLPQA